A single region of the Oleispira antarctica RB-8 genome encodes:
- a CDS encoding putative linoleoyl-CoA desaturase, producing MNNLSHNNAQRSLQTALGEAVNGYFQQNNLAKTGNATLYRKAVIILFIHISSYACFFILSEPFTWLAWAFHGFTTALIGFNIMHDGAHGSFSKNKTLNNITAHTFNMIGSNAFYWKQKHNLNHHPYTNVAAADEDIEAFGLLRMSPDKPRYWFHRWQHIYVWALYPLTSLFWFFVLDFVAYFKQKISEQEFSQKYQTKDSVIFWLSKAFYITLYLLTPSYFLGWETVIIGFLCLHAVMGFLFAVVFQLAHVVDKTEFPQPDKQGNLPYEWAAHQLATTADFAPTSKFTTWCVGGLNFQVEHHLFPRVSHIHYPELHKIVRNVCADKGVQHREYSSVWKALVGHVNHLRNMGRAA from the coding sequence ATGAACAATTTAAGTCACAACAATGCTCAGCGCTCATTACAAACTGCGCTAGGAGAAGCTGTTAATGGGTACTTCCAACAAAATAATCTTGCGAAAACTGGCAATGCCACACTGTATCGCAAAGCCGTCATTATCTTATTTATTCACATCAGCTCGTATGCCTGTTTCTTTATTTTATCTGAGCCTTTTACCTGGTTAGCCTGGGCATTTCATGGTTTTACTACAGCGTTGATTGGTTTTAATATCATGCATGATGGCGCTCACGGTAGCTTCAGTAAAAATAAAACCCTGAACAATATTACAGCCCATACCTTTAACATGATTGGCAGCAATGCGTTTTACTGGAAGCAAAAACATAACTTAAATCATCATCCTTATACCAACGTTGCTGCAGCCGATGAAGACATTGAAGCCTTTGGTCTATTACGCATGAGCCCAGACAAACCACGCTACTGGTTTCATCGCTGGCAACATATTTATGTTTGGGCACTGTATCCTTTAACCAGCCTATTTTGGTTTTTTGTATTGGACTTTGTGGCGTACTTTAAACAAAAAATCAGTGAGCAAGAATTTTCACAAAAGTACCAAACAAAAGACTCTGTCATCTTCTGGCTGAGTAAAGCCTTTTACATCACTCTTTATTTGCTCACCCCCAGTTATTTCCTAGGCTGGGAAACGGTCATTATTGGATTTTTATGCCTACACGCCGTGATGGGGTTTTTATTTGCTGTTGTTTTCCAACTGGCACACGTCGTCGATAAAACAGAATTTCCTCAACCCGATAAGCAAGGTAACTTACCGTATGAATGGGCGGCTCATCAGCTGGCCACTACCGCTGACTTTGCGCCTACCAGTAAATTCACCACTTGGTGTGTAGGCGGCTTAAACTTTCAAGTTGAGCATCATTTATTCCCAAGAGTTAGCCATATTCACTACCCTGAACTGCATAAAATAGTTCGCAATGTCTGCGCCGACAAAGGGGTACAGCATCGTGAATACTCCAGTGTCTGGAAAGCGCTTGTGGGGCATGTAAATCATTTAAGAAACATGGGGCGTGCTGCCTGA
- a CDS encoding probable Transcriptional regulator, AraC type, with protein sequence MTSTYSQQRPFLTTDYLAQLITLMKQQGFSAEQVLANTQLNEQIMQQNIRISPMQYHTVVENALSLSQNPLLGIKHGQGLNIASHGFVGFAAMASDNLDQALSLAIRYARTRTLLADIRFHKEDDSAIVQINRLASMPSTFPFVVENIISSLIGVARFLINQQDEMSAVVKLSYSPQAPPSEYERLLGVPVLFNQPHNQVCFPEYLLDAQVSTANATSRGLAESECEKLLIQLDQGQDLVIQVRYQLDKMKAFPTLPVMAKAMNSSPRTINRQLAQLNTTYQHILDDVRREKAIDLLSYSNINIEQVAMQLGYNDPSNFGRAFRRWLGKSPRDFRKDL encoded by the coding sequence ATGACTTCGACTTATTCACAGCAACGACCTTTTTTAACAACTGATTACTTAGCTCAACTAATCACCCTAATGAAACAGCAAGGTTTTTCTGCTGAACAAGTATTAGCTAATACTCAGTTAAATGAACAGATCATGCAACAAAATATCCGCATTTCGCCTATGCAATATCATACGGTTGTCGAAAATGCACTGTCGCTGAGTCAAAATCCTCTATTGGGTATTAAGCATGGCCAAGGCTTAAATATTGCCAGTCATGGCTTTGTCGGTTTTGCCGCGATGGCATCCGACAACCTAGATCAGGCATTATCACTGGCCATTCGATATGCTCGCACCCGCACTTTATTAGCAGACATTCGATTTCACAAAGAAGACGATAGCGCCATTGTGCAAATCAACCGCTTAGCCTCGATGCCAAGTACATTTCCCTTTGTGGTAGAAAACATCATATCCAGTCTCATTGGAGTGGCACGTTTTTTAATTAATCAACAAGATGAAATGTCTGCCGTCGTTAAATTAAGCTATTCACCACAAGCCCCACCGAGTGAATACGAGCGATTATTAGGCGTGCCGGTCTTATTCAATCAACCTCATAATCAAGTATGTTTTCCTGAATACTTACTAGATGCCCAGGTATCTACTGCAAATGCAACATCCCGAGGCTTAGCCGAAAGCGAATGCGAGAAATTATTAATCCAACTCGACCAAGGGCAAGATTTAGTTATTCAAGTTCGCTATCAACTGGATAAGATGAAAGCTTTTCCAACATTGCCTGTTATGGCTAAAGCCATGAATAGCAGCCCAAGAACAATCAACCGCCAGCTAGCGCAGCTCAATACAACTTACCAGCATATTTTAGATGATGTTAGACGTGAAAAGGCCATTGATCTGTTAAGCTATTCCAACATTAATATTGAACAAGTTGCAATGCAATTAGGCTATAACGACCCGTCCAACTTTGGCCGAGCATTTCGTCGCTGGCTCGGGAAAAGCCCTAGAGATTTCCGCAAAGATTTATAG
- a CDS encoding Glycine betaine transporter — MSTNNDKYSIENTDYTVGQDNVQKWGFDVHNPVFGISAGLIFLFLIAVLVSDTAAAKALLDGLKWDIIKTFDAFFMWSANFFVVFCLVLAISPWGKIRLGGVEAKTEHSTMSWLAMLFSAGMGIGLMFWGVAEPVAYFTGYYETPLGVTANTPEAANMALGATMYHWGLHPWAIYGVVALSLAFFAYNKGLPLSMRSVFYPILGDRTWGWAGHIIDILAVLATLFGLATSLGLGAQQASAGISHVFGISSGLSLQIIVIVFVTLLAVISVIRGLEGGVKLLSGVNMIIALLLLVFVAALAFAVSMGTIPQTIMAYVQNIIPLSNPHGRPDEAWLQGWTVFYWAWWISWSPFVGMFIARISKGRTVREFVTAVLLVPTAVTVIWMSVYGGIAIEQVQNGIGALGTEGLTSVPLAMFQMFDEMALGSILSCIAIILVLVFFITSSDSGSLVIDSITSGGKIDAPIPQRIFWASIEGAIAIALLWIGGTEAIQALQAGAISTGLPFTFILLLMCLSLLMGMRTETKR; from the coding sequence ATGAGTACCAATAACGATAAATACAGTATTGAAAATACTGACTATACCGTCGGACAAGACAACGTTCAGAAGTGGGGGTTTGATGTCCACAACCCCGTATTTGGCATCAGCGCAGGTCTGATTTTTCTGTTTTTAATTGCTGTTCTTGTAAGTGATACCGCCGCTGCTAAAGCCCTACTTGATGGTCTAAAGTGGGACATTATTAAGACATTCGATGCCTTTTTTATGTGGTCTGCCAACTTTTTTGTGGTCTTCTGTCTAGTACTAGCAATATCGCCTTGGGGTAAAATTCGCCTTGGTGGGGTTGAAGCCAAAACTGAACACTCGACGATGTCTTGGTTAGCCATGCTATTTTCTGCAGGCATGGGGATTGGTCTAATGTTCTGGGGGGTTGCCGAACCCGTTGCCTATTTCACAGGCTATTATGAAACGCCACTAGGCGTCACTGCTAATACACCTGAAGCCGCAAATATGGCCTTAGGTGCCACCATGTATCACTGGGGTCTGCACCCTTGGGCTATTTATGGTGTAGTTGCCTTATCACTGGCTTTTTTCGCCTATAACAAAGGCTTACCGCTTTCCATGCGCTCGGTGTTTTATCCTATTTTAGGAGACCGCACATGGGGCTGGGCTGGACATATCATCGATATTCTTGCCGTACTCGCAACCTTATTTGGTCTAGCCACATCCCTAGGTCTAGGTGCGCAACAAGCCTCTGCTGGTATTAGTCATGTATTTGGTATTTCCAGTGGGCTTAGCTTACAAATTATCGTCATTGTATTTGTGACCTTGCTGGCGGTGATATCGGTTATACGGGGCTTAGAAGGTGGCGTTAAGCTGCTATCAGGCGTCAATATGATCATTGCATTGCTACTATTAGTATTTGTCGCTGCGTTAGCATTTGCCGTATCCATGGGAACTATTCCGCAAACGATTATGGCTTATGTACAAAACATTATTCCACTATCAAATCCTCATGGCCGTCCAGATGAAGCTTGGCTTCAAGGTTGGACGGTATTTTACTGGGCTTGGTGGATTTCCTGGTCTCCTTTCGTCGGTATGTTTATCGCACGTATTTCTAAAGGCCGCACGGTTCGTGAGTTTGTAACAGCGGTATTACTGGTACCTACAGCGGTGACCGTTATTTGGATGTCGGTTTATGGGGGTATCGCCATTGAACAAGTTCAAAATGGTATCGGTGCCTTGGGAACCGAAGGACTCACGTCTGTTCCGTTAGCGATGTTCCAGATGTTTGATGAAATGGCGCTCGGTTCGATACTGTCCTGTATCGCTATCATTTTAGTATTGGTGTTCTTCATCACCTCATCCGACTCTGGTTCGCTGGTGATCGACAGCATTACCTCTGGTGGCAAGATTGATGCCCCAATACCTCAGCGTATTTTCTGGGCGTCTATAGAAGGTGCGATTGCCATCGCGTTATTATGGATTGGTGGTACTGAAGCGATTCAAGCTCTGCAAGCAGGGGCTATTTCAACCGGCCTGCCGTTCACTTTTATATTGTTATTGATGTGTCTTTCGCTATTAATGGGAATGCGTACTGAAACAAAAAGATAA
- the hda gene encoding DnaA-homolog protein hda gives MVIEAQAQQLTLSVSVRDDARFANYFAGPNAQVVYSIQDQWRESGEPFIYLWGANGVGCSHLLQAACHYAEGLGHKAVYLPLDELVAYDPAVFEDLEVLQLVALDNIEAIAGKPEWEEALFHLFNRLRDAGSRMLVAAKEGPRNNGILLPDLTSRLSWGITYQLELLEDEDKLKALLLRARVRGLNMSEEVARYILTRSPRDMAGLFDLLSDLDQASLSAQRKLTKPFVKELMNW, from the coding sequence ATGGTTATTGAAGCCCAAGCGCAACAGCTAACGTTATCTGTCTCGGTAAGAGATGATGCGCGTTTTGCTAATTATTTTGCCGGCCCTAATGCGCAGGTCGTTTATTCGATTCAAGATCAATGGCGTGAAAGTGGTGAGCCGTTTATTTATTTGTGGGGCGCTAATGGGGTAGGTTGTAGTCATTTGCTGCAAGCTGCATGTCATTACGCTGAAGGCTTAGGTCATAAAGCCGTGTATTTACCGCTAGATGAGCTGGTCGCTTATGATCCTGCGGTATTTGAGGATTTAGAGGTTTTGCAGTTGGTTGCTTTGGATAACATTGAAGCGATTGCCGGTAAGCCCGAGTGGGAAGAAGCGTTATTTCATTTGTTTAATCGCCTTCGTGATGCGGGTTCACGCATGTTGGTGGCGGCAAAAGAAGGTCCTCGTAATAACGGTATTTTATTACCGGATCTAACCTCACGTTTAAGTTGGGGCATCACGTACCAGCTTGAGTTGCTTGAGGATGAGGATAAATTAAAAGCGTTATTGCTGCGTGCTCGTGTTCGTGGTTTGAATATGAGCGAGGAGGTTGCGCGTTATATTTTGACTCGAAGCCCTCGTGATATGGCTGGGTTGTTCGATTTATTATCTGATCTTGATCAGGCTTCATTATCGGCTCAGCGTAAGTTGACTAAGCCGTTTGTTAAAGAACTTATGAATTGGTAG
- a CDS encoding Acyl-CoA synthase, with translation MEASFWDGKRAPGVQDTIDLSRYDSVVEVIENSFKRYADRPAFTSIGYTLTYRQIDEYSAAFASYLQNHTTLKPGDSIAIQMPNILQYPIAMYGALRAGLRVVNTNPLYTEREMLHQFNDSGAKALLCMDVFAKSVQGVKDQTGIKHIIVTSLADMLPGFKRVLINAAAKHIKKMVPAYSLPEAVSFRSCLKLGKGKAFQENHMKNPQDTIVLQYTGGTTGVAKGAELTNRNLVANMLQAASALGQVDEDGKPMKGDGQAVIVAPLPLYHIYSFTVHLMALFELGDHSVLIANPRDTETFIRFMKPWKLTGVVGLNTLFVSLMASPRFKELDFSEMKLTLSGGTALVEDTAKRWKEFTGTGVSEAYGLTECSPAVTMNPANGLERMGTVGQAMPGTALKCIDDNGDEVAVGERGELCVKGPQVMKGYWNRPEATKDSFTPDGEWLRTGDVAVIDEDGFVKIVDRIKDLILVSGFNVYPNEVEDVVAGHPGVENCAVIGVPDEKTGEAVKLYVVASDANLTAEDIKTFCKDKLTGYKLPRQIEFRDELPMTPVGKILRRELKDEEKAKREASAA, from the coding sequence GTGGAAGCATCTTTTTGGGACGGTAAACGAGCACCGGGTGTTCAGGATACTATTGATTTATCAAGATATGATTCTGTCGTAGAGGTTATCGAAAATTCATTTAAACGCTATGCGGATCGTCCTGCATTTACCAGTATTGGTTATACACTGACTTACCGTCAAATTGACGAGTATAGTGCTGCGTTTGCGAGCTATCTTCAGAATCATACGACCTTAAAACCCGGTGATTCAATTGCTATTCAAATGCCAAACATCCTGCAATATCCTATTGCTATGTATGGCGCATTGCGTGCAGGTTTACGAGTGGTGAATACTAACCCTCTGTATACTGAGCGTGAAATGCTGCACCAATTCAACGACTCTGGTGCTAAAGCTCTACTGTGTATGGATGTGTTTGCTAAATCTGTACAAGGCGTTAAAGATCAAACGGGCATTAAACATATTATCGTCACCAGCTTGGCGGACATGTTGCCAGGCTTTAAGCGTGTATTAATTAACGCTGCCGCGAAGCATATCAAAAAGATGGTACCGGCCTATAGTCTTCCTGAAGCGGTTTCTTTCCGCAGCTGCTTAAAGCTAGGTAAAGGTAAAGCCTTCCAAGAAAACCACATGAAGAACCCTCAAGATACTATCGTATTACAATATACTGGTGGTACTACGGGCGTTGCTAAAGGTGCTGAATTAACCAACCGTAACTTGGTTGCCAATATGTTGCAGGCGGCTTCTGCTCTTGGCCAAGTGGACGAGGATGGTAAGCCAATGAAGGGGGATGGGCAGGCTGTTATTGTTGCACCGTTACCGCTTTATCATATTTATTCATTCACGGTTCACTTAATGGCCTTGTTTGAACTGGGTGATCACAGTGTATTAATTGCTAATCCACGTGATACTGAAACGTTTATTCGTTTTATGAAGCCTTGGAAGTTAACAGGTGTGGTGGGTTTAAATACCTTGTTTGTATCGCTAATGGCAAGCCCACGTTTTAAAGAGCTTGATTTCAGTGAAATGAAATTAACCCTTTCAGGTGGAACCGCGTTGGTTGAAGATACTGCTAAGCGCTGGAAAGAATTTACCGGTACTGGGGTTTCTGAAGCGTATGGTTTAACAGAATGTTCACCTGCTGTAACGATGAACCCTGCTAATGGTCTTGAACGTATGGGTACGGTTGGCCAGGCGATGCCAGGTACTGCACTTAAATGTATTGATGATAACGGTGATGAAGTTGCTGTTGGCGAGCGCGGTGAGCTTTGTGTGAAAGGTCCGCAGGTAATGAAAGGTTACTGGAATCGTCCAGAAGCGACGAAAGATAGCTTTACGCCAGATGGTGAATGGTTACGCACAGGTGATGTTGCGGTCATTGACGAAGATGGTTTTGTTAAGATCGTAGATCGCATTAAAGATTTGATCTTAGTATCAGGTTTTAACGTTTATCCAAATGAAGTTGAAGACGTTGTTGCAGGTCATCCTGGTGTTGAAAACTGTGCAGTAATTGGTGTGCCAGATGAAAAGACGGGTGAGGCGGTTAAGCTTTATGTTGTTGCATCGGATGCAAATCTCACAGCGGAAGATATTAAGACTTTCTGCAAAGATAAGTTAACAGGATACAAGCTGCCACGTCAGATTGAATTCCGTGATGAGTTACCAATGACGCCAGTGGGTAAGATTTTACGTCGCGAATTGAAAGACGAAGAAAAAGCTAAACGCGAAGCAAGCGCTGCTTAA
- a CDS encoding Cyclic nucleotide binding protein — MFCHTEQITLSRINMSIEIQDIIAFVSAHEPFDSLPADEIAALCGQIEVSYYQAQSQILHHGASIDALYMIRSGSVEVFRRTGELHNRLEPGDVFGQMGILLNGHVRYPVRALEDTLIYRIPAEKFLAMCDLFGEFGDYFETNEHSTLQHLVQSQDDENDMTTVRVRDIIQSEPVYLTAGATVRECAQQMTEQNVSSVVIFDQLITVESSDDVNANEGASLALGIVTDRDFRVRVLAAGLSLETPLRDVMSTDLITVAHDAYVYEAKLLMMRHNVHHLPLVRHDKVTGIVALTDIVQYESQSSLLLVRGILVQETVEGLAELSSQVASVMVRMQKEGANSRMIGGAMSVIGRTFKQRLLALAEEKFGAPPVPYCFLALGSMAREEQLLVTDQDNALILSADYNEAKHGDYFKQLSDFVCDGLNACGYTYCDGGIMASNPKWRLTLKDWKLQFSEWIEKPDPQALLNASIFFDLEGVDGKVAWAEQLTRFIVGKAKTNRSFLAALARNAMNRTPPLGFFKDFVLEKDGRQRYSLNLKRRGTAPMVDVIRVHALAEGSLSQNSFDRLEDLKGSSLLPDGKKEELSDALEYLSMIRIRQQVAAVEAGEQADNTVEPETLSSKERRGLKEAFQVLSSAQKFLKFRYTAHQKG, encoded by the coding sequence ATGTTTTGTCATACCGAGCAGATCACATTAAGCAGGATTAATATGTCAATCGAGATTCAAGACATCATCGCCTTCGTCAGTGCGCACGAACCCTTTGATAGTTTACCAGCAGACGAGATTGCAGCACTGTGCGGGCAGATCGAAGTGAGTTATTACCAAGCTCAAAGCCAAATTCTGCATCATGGTGCGTCTATTGATGCGTTATATATGATTCGTTCTGGCTCGGTTGAAGTTTTTCGCCGCACCGGTGAGTTACACAATCGTCTTGAACCTGGCGATGTGTTTGGCCAAATGGGCATTCTTTTAAATGGCCATGTTCGATATCCGGTGCGCGCGCTGGAAGATACATTGATTTATCGCATACCAGCTGAGAAGTTTCTCGCCATGTGTGATTTGTTTGGTGAGTTTGGTGACTATTTTGAGACCAATGAACACTCAACATTGCAGCATTTAGTGCAGAGCCAAGATGACGAGAATGATATGACAACGGTGCGTGTGCGCGACATCATTCAAAGTGAGCCGGTTTATTTAACGGCAGGCGCCACGGTGCGCGAGTGTGCTCAACAAATGACAGAGCAAAACGTATCGTCGGTAGTTATTTTTGACCAACTGATTACAGTTGAATCGAGTGATGATGTTAACGCTAATGAAGGCGCCTCATTAGCTTTGGGAATTGTTACCGATCGTGATTTTCGAGTACGCGTTTTAGCGGCGGGACTGTCGCTTGAAACTCCTTTGCGTGACGTCATGTCGACAGACCTGATTACGGTTGCTCACGATGCTTATGTGTATGAAGCCAAGTTACTGATGATGCGTCACAACGTTCATCACTTACCATTAGTGCGCCATGATAAGGTCACAGGCATTGTCGCGCTGACCGACATTGTGCAATACGAATCCCAGAGTAGCCTTTTGTTGGTGCGGGGTATTCTGGTGCAAGAAACCGTAGAAGGGTTGGCCGAGCTGTCATCTCAAGTAGCTTCTGTCATGGTTAGAATGCAAAAAGAAGGTGCAAATTCACGTATGATTGGGGGGGCAATGTCGGTTATTGGGCGCACGTTTAAACAGCGGTTACTGGCATTAGCGGAAGAAAAGTTTGGAGCGCCACCCGTCCCATATTGCTTCCTTGCGCTGGGTTCGATGGCACGAGAAGAACAATTATTGGTCACAGACCAAGATAATGCATTGATATTATCCGCAGATTATAACGAAGCAAAGCACGGTGATTATTTTAAGCAATTATCGGATTTTGTTTGCGATGGCCTTAATGCCTGTGGATACACTTATTGTGACGGCGGCATTATGGCTTCTAATCCTAAATGGCGCCTGACCTTAAAAGATTGGAAGCTGCAATTCAGTGAGTGGATCGAAAAGCCAGATCCACAAGCTTTGCTGAATGCCTCGATATTTTTTGATTTAGAAGGTGTTGATGGCAAGGTCGCATGGGCTGAGCAGTTGACCCGCTTTATTGTCGGTAAAGCGAAAACTAATCGCAGCTTTCTCGCGGCTTTGGCTCGTAACGCCATGAATCGCACACCACCTTTGGGTTTCTTTAAAGACTTTGTATTAGAAAAAGACGGTCGCCAGCGCTATAGCTTGAATCTAAAACGCCGAGGAACTGCACCGATGGTTGATGTTATTCGCGTGCACGCTTTGGCAGAAGGTTCATTGTCACAAAACTCTTTTGACCGCCTGGAAGACTTAAAAGGATCCTCTTTATTACCCGATGGTAAAAAAGAAGAGTTATCGGACGCTTTAGAATATCTATCAATGATTCGTATTCGTCAGCAAGTTGCCGCTGTGGAGGCGGGTGAGCAAGCTGATAATACCGTAGAGCCCGAAACGCTCTCGAGTAAAGAGCGACGAGGGCTAAAAGAAGCTTTTCAGGTCTTGAGCAGTGCGCAAAAATTTCTGAAGTTTCGCTATACCGCACATCAGAAGGGTTGA
- a CDS encoding DNA polymerase III subunit epsilon produces MPLHPYKVIPKDWDQFYSSQVQNELPDYLDSFYHQPLLDAQQSMDATDFVSLDIETTGMNAQKDDIVSIGLVPFDHQRIYLAKAKHWVVSSRRLTSESVVVHRITHTEVAEAPSLDSVLPELIASLQGKQIVVHYRYMEREFLRTAIIEMLQKDFLFPVIDTLELEVQYLRRNRSFMARLLNKQLPSLRLLYARERYHLPSYENHNALVDALATAELLQAQIAKHKLAQTSVRKLWC; encoded by the coding sequence ATGCCATTGCACCCTTATAAAGTAATTCCAAAGGATTGGGATCAATTCTATTCAAGTCAGGTTCAAAATGAGCTGCCTGATTATTTAGACTCTTTTTATCATCAACCGCTATTAGATGCTCAGCAATCTATGGATGCGACAGACTTTGTTTCATTGGATATTGAAACAACGGGTATGAACGCTCAAAAAGATGACATCGTCAGTATTGGTTTGGTGCCTTTCGATCATCAGCGTATTTACTTAGCTAAGGCTAAGCATTGGGTTGTGAGTAGTCGGCGATTAACCTCAGAGTCGGTTGTCGTTCACCGCATAACCCATACTGAAGTAGCTGAAGCGCCTTCCTTAGATTCGGTTTTGCCAGAGCTTATTGCTAGCTTACAAGGCAAGCAGATTGTGGTGCATTACCGTTACATGGAGCGGGAGTTTTTACGCACCGCCATTATTGAAATGTTACAGAAAGATTTCTTGTTTCCCGTCATCGATACACTAGAACTGGAAGTTCAGTACTTGCGTCGTAATCGATCGTTTATGGCGCGGCTATTGAACAAGCAACTGCCTTCTTTGCGCTTGCTCTATGCCCGTGAGCGCTATCATTTACCTTCTTATGAAAATCATAATGCACTGGTTGATGCATTGGCGACCGCTGAATTACTTCAAGCTCAAATAGCAAAGCATAAGTTAGCACAGACATCTGTTAGAAAGCTTTGGTGTTAG
- the purM gene encoding Phosphoribosylformylglycinamidine cyclo-ligase yields the protein MSDQKSLSYKDAGVDIDAGNALIERIKGVAKRTRRPEVMTGLGGFASLFELPQGYKQPVLVSGTDGVGTKLRLAMDMNKHDTIGIDLVAMCVNDLIVGGAEPLFFLDYYATGKLNVEIAADVVSGIGDGCEMSGCALVGGETAEMPGMYEGEDYDLAGFCVGIAEKEEIIDGSKVATGDTLIALASSGPHSNGYSLIRKIIEVSNADLDQDLDGQPLKDALIAPTKIYVKSVLKLINASDVHALCHITGGGFQENIPRVLPATAKAVINTKSWDLPPVFKWLQENGNVDAFEMYRTFNCGVGMIACVPADKADAAIALLNAEGEQAWIIGHIEDAVEGEEQVDLVGIEKTGL from the coding sequence ATGAGTGATCAAAAATCCCTAAGTTACAAAGATGCTGGCGTAGATATCGATGCCGGCAACGCCCTAATTGAACGAATTAAAGGCGTCGCTAAACGTACTCGCCGTCCTGAAGTTATGACTGGCTTGGGAGGCTTTGCCTCTTTGTTCGAACTGCCTCAAGGTTATAAGCAACCTGTACTGGTTTCTGGCACTGACGGTGTTGGTACAAAATTACGCTTAGCCATGGACATGAACAAGCACGATACCATCGGTATCGATTTGGTTGCCATGTGCGTTAACGATTTGATCGTTGGCGGCGCGGAACCATTATTTTTCCTAGATTATTACGCCACCGGCAAACTGAACGTTGAGATTGCAGCAGACGTTGTCAGCGGTATCGGCGATGGCTGTGAAATGTCAGGCTGTGCTTTGGTTGGCGGCGAAACCGCTGAAATGCCAGGCATGTACGAAGGTGAAGATTACGATCTTGCAGGCTTCTGCGTCGGCATTGCTGAAAAAGAAGAAATTATCGATGGTTCTAAAGTCGCGACAGGCGATACCTTAATCGCACTAGCCTCTTCAGGCCCACACTCAAACGGCTATTCTTTGATTCGCAAGATCATCGAAGTATCGAACGCCGATTTAGATCAAGATCTTGATGGCCAGCCATTAAAAGATGCCTTGATTGCTCCCACAAAAATCTACGTTAAATCCGTGCTTAAATTGATTAACGCCAGCGACGTGCACGCACTTTGCCACATCACGGGCGGTGGCTTCCAAGAAAACATCCCTCGTGTATTGCCAGCAACCGCAAAAGCCGTGATCAATACCAAGAGCTGGGACCTTCCACCTGTATTTAAGTGGTTACAAGAAAATGGCAACGTTGATGCTTTCGAAATGTACCGCACGTTTAACTGTGGCGTAGGCATGATTGCTTGTGTTCCAGCAGACAAAGCGGATGCTGCGATTGCACTATTAAATGCTGAAGGCGAACAAGCTTGGATCATTGGCCACATCGAAGATGCGGTTGAAGGTGAAGAGCAAGTAGATCTTGTGGGTATTGAGAAGACAGGTTTATAA
- the purN gene encoding Phosphoribosylglycinamide formyltransferase: protein MQASEAEKPRIVILISGTGSNMVAIAEAVKAEEIDAEIVGVISNRPTAEGLEKAQAMDLHTDLIDHTLYASREEFDHSLIRMIEDLKPDVVVLAGFMRILTADFTRYYEGRLLNIHPSLLPKYQGLNTHQRALDAGDDIHGVTVHFVTEELDGGPNAIQAIVPILDIDNAQQLQQRVHEQEHIIYPIAVKWFCEGRLTMKGNEALLDNKVLPTTGVQLNN from the coding sequence ATGCAAGCGAGTGAAGCAGAAAAGCCGCGTATTGTTATTCTGATCTCAGGCACTGGCAGCAACATGGTTGCCATTGCTGAGGCCGTTAAAGCAGAAGAAATTGACGCTGAAATCGTCGGAGTGATTAGTAACCGTCCTACTGCAGAAGGCCTAGAAAAAGCCCAAGCGATGGACCTTCACACCGATCTCATCGACCATACGCTTTACGCCAGTCGTGAAGAATTCGATCATTCCTTGATCCGCATGATCGAAGACCTGAAGCCTGACGTTGTAGTTTTGGCCGGTTTCATGCGTATTTTAACTGCAGATTTCACTCGCTATTATGAAGGGCGTTTATTAAATATTCACCCTTCGTTATTGCCGAAATATCAAGGCTTAAATACGCATCAGCGCGCGTTAGATGCCGGTGATGACATTCATGGTGTTACCGTGCACTTCGTGACCGAAGAGCTTGATGGTGGCCCTAATGCTATTCAAGCCATCGTGCCGATTCTTGATATTGATAACGCTCAGCAATTACAGCAGCGTGTTCACGAACAAGAACACATCATTTACCCCATCGCGGTTAAATGGTTTTGCGAAGGTCGTCTAACTATGAAAGGCAACGAAGCCTTACTAGATAACAAGGTCTTGCCTACAACAGGCGTACAACTGAACAACTAA